A stretch of DNA from Lotus japonicus ecotype B-129 chromosome 4, LjGifu_v1.2:
CCATACAACTTAGACAAAATTTGATATGGCCATCAAGGTGGTAAAGACTGCCAAAATGAAGTCAATGCAATGGTTAAATTGATCTATCTGAAATCAGTGTTGTCAATCTAGGATAGCGGAGCGATGGGCCCAAAAAATGCTATAGCAGTACAACGTATAGTGGGATGACCGCTACAttgaagaaggaggaagaaggacAAAACTAGGAAGAGGGAGAAGGAAGGAGGAAGaacaaggaggaggaagaacGAAGGGGAAGAAGCTAGAAGCATGTCATAGGCTCATCGACAGCTGGAAGAGGCTCGTCGGCAATCACGCGTGGCTAACGGTGTGATTGGCTGTTGATGAATGATGGTTCAGGTCGAAGATGTGAAACGCACAAGACAATACGTTTCATTTATTCCCAGCGGACCCCAAAACCCTTAAAAGTTAGTCCTAATGTTAAAAAATGAGGGCATTATTGGAATTTTGACCTTCTTTGTTTCTTCTCTGTTGCGCCGCAAAAGCTTCGCGACCTTCACGATTTGAACCCCTTTTTCAGCCACCACACCCGTAGCGGCCAAGGGTTGCTCCGGACCACACCACCGTGAAAGCGTCGCGCGCTATTAACAAGCTTGTCTAAAATAAAACAACGGTCAAACTGCAACTAAGACAAACCAATGCCCGACACACACGACACCGACACCTCTGCGACACTGGCACAACACGTGTCAGACACTCCTTCATGGcgtttgaataaaaaatatttttttgcggTTTGGAAACTTGAGATCATGAAAGAAATTGCTAATTTGtcacttgatgaatcagagcTAAAGGTTATACTTCtcaatgatgatgatcaagAAAGAGGCAAAAACCATTAGATAGATTAGCATTTTTTTGAGACAAAGTGGTAACTTTTAAAATGGTGTGCCTCTTACGATTGCTTTTGTGAAGCTCTTGTCATTGAGCTTCCGAAGTGGTTTTTATATACACACAcgcatacatacatatatatatatatatatatatatatatatatatatatatatatatatatacatgttacatgtgtgtatatatatatccaCATTCTAAAAGTAACGAATTGTCCCTGTGTCCTACTTTTGAAGGTTAGCCGTGTCAGTATCGTGTCAAAATCGGTGCTTCATAGGACAAAACAAAGGTTAAACCACAACTAAACAAATTGGGACCTAAATAAAGCTATGAAATTTCTGAGCCACTCCTTACTACTTTTTACACTCTCCACCTCCATCACTACCCTCAACCACCACTCCCTACCCTCCATCATCGACATTTCCACCTGATATCCTCCACAGCCCACTGCATCCACCACAACCTGACACCCATCACCTCTTCTGTCACTACCTCTTGATACCCTCCCTCTGCCGCTGCACTGCACAGTCCATTGCCACCACTTCTAGAAACCTTCCACCATCCATCAACCTGCATCGTCATTGCCACTGTCCACCATCCACCAAAAGGGTGCTTCACAGTGGTGGCAATACACATGAATTTACAAGGTTATCAACTATTTTTTAAGACtagaaaccaaaaaaaaaacatgaagggCCAAAATTTTCTTAAATTGGTTTAAGATACTATGagagttttattttatattatatatcaaACGTTTTTGGTTCATGATTGATCTGCAATTCATCTTTTTCCCATGCTGAGCTCATACACTGTATGCTCAAAAGAGGATATCTGTTACTAGTTCTGTTTATTGATATTTGGTTGGGAAAAGTTTAGGTTTAGGTTTCAAGGTATCCAAATTCTAAGCCAGTACAGGCAAAAAGCCTTAGCAGGGGCTTATAGTGTTATTTGTATATAGCCTACCAATGAAGATTGCTTTGTGCAGGAATCAATTCTAAGCCTGTCCAGTAAAGTTCTTTGTTCCTTACCAGCTGGACCAACTCCCATTAGCTTTTAGTCTCTTTATTACTTTCAGATATGCTTACCACATTCTATGTCATGAATATATTTGGAGAAGATCACAAATTGTTGAAGCAACCCGTACCATGGGATGTGCATGTTTTGATGGCTGTATTGGACCAAACAAAAGACTATAGGTTGTGGAAGTAGCATTACTCTTCTTTTTTCCCACATGTTGGTACACATGAAAAGTCATTGTTATTGGCTttctatttataaaaaaaatatgaacaaGGGTTGAGAAAAAATTGAGATTAGAGGCATGACAGATGATTAGGGAAGACAAGTTCTAGACTCCAAACCTGTGTGCATGGAACAAGGAAACAGTTTCAAGTGTGAGGGGGAAGTAGTGGAAGACCTAGCAACACTGTCTATTTGATTTTGTTTAACTTTCATTTGTCTCTATTAGCTTTAAATTCCTTTGAGAATCATCTATGAGATTTTGCATTGCGAAGTGAAGCACCTGCAGTTGTCACCAGAAACAATTGACTTAACCACTTGAGATGGTTAACTGTTCCCACAAGTAACAGAAGTCTTAATTCTTCTGTTTCCCCAGTGTGTTGATACTAATGTTCAAAATtgtaataatttaattttttcagaACAAACTAACGATATGTCCATTCTAAATATCTTAGTTTGTTTTCAGTTATGAAGGTCAGTTTACAAATTAGCAATGTTTTGTGATATTGTACTGATATACCTGTAATTACTTGCTCATTTTATGTGTATTACAAAGAATGATGATACTGATTATGACATTCACATGTCTCTGAGTAATTAGAAAAAATTTAGGTCTTAGCTGCATGATCTGCATAATTTTTTGAACAATCTACATTCTCTAAATATGTGCAGCGATCCTTTCCATTTTCAGAACATGTAACTAATTTTTTTCCCCCATTAAATACTATGTGCATCAGACTCAATTGCAAACTATGAAATTGTCAATTAAATATTGGACAGGCGATATCTGCAGTTTGAACTTTTGCAACAGCTGTTGTGTGTAGGTTTTCTTTATTCATTTGCACGCTTTGCAATCTCAGTTTCTTGCAAATTCTGTCTATGAATACTGGTTTTGTTTTATGAATTCCACATTTTTTTACACTAGTGAAGTATTGAGTTATTAGTATAACTGTTATCCACAAAAGGATTCATGTTTAGAAGAACGATTCTTCTATCTGGCACTTTATTTATTAAGGCTTGTTGATGAATATTGTTTTCTTTCCACTATTaactatgaatttttttaaacagaactgaattcaaataaaaaaaaaagttaatctaAATAGAAATAAGAGATTGTGTGTACAACTACGTGCGGATGTAATTTGGGTGCTTGAAATATTGCTCTTTAACTGGCTTGGAGTTCTCAACCTAGTCAGTCATCTTGTATTTCTTGTTCATCGGTCAAAACTTTTATATGATTTCAAATTTGTTCGTAAAAATATTTCTTCTATATGAACTTTTGTGATATTAAGCGTTCTCACTCTTTGATgtcatgtatatatacaactcCTGCATGGATTGTAATATACCTAATCTGTGTTTATTTAGTTTTCTGAAGTTTTAAAAAGGCATACAATTAAGCAGTGACTATTTCTACTCGATTGAAAATTTTGTAATATAAAACTGGTATATAACCATAATGCATATTAATTATCTTTAATTGTATTTTATCAAATAAGCATAATCTACTGATGCGAGTTTAGACATGGGACAGAATTTAGAATACTTTAGCAATGCAAGTTTGGTATATTACTTTTTATAAGTGAAATAACTGCCGAGATTCTTAGTTGTTGAGAAGCTAGGCAGCATAAGAAAATATATTtgcaaaaaaaatcaaatgctTTAAAGAGACGAAAAGTAGATACCAACCTTAGCTTCACGCCAATAATAGTTAAAAGAAGTTAAATTTAGTTCCCTTGCTGGTAAACACGTTCCAACTACCCATAACATCAAATTGGGAAGAAAATCAGGAAGCATGTTTTACTGTTTTGATCCCTGAATCTTCATGCTGTTTCTTAATTTGAACAATCACCACTATCCCCATGACTGTTTTCAAAAGAAATCTGGTATCGGGTGGTGCCGGTGGCCGCACCAACCTCTTAGTGTGGTTAGCTGCCATTATTTGCACGATTTTCGCGATATCTGTTGTAGTTTGCGGCATAGTAGTGTTCATTGCTTACATGGTGATTCACCCTAGGGTACCTGTGATGAGTATCACTAGTGCTCATCTAGATCTTCTAAAAAATGATTATGCTGGTCTACTCCAAACCCAGATCAGCATTGTCGTGACCGCAAAGAATGGGAATGCAAAGGCTCATGCGTCGTTCTCCAACATAAGATTCAACCTTACCTACCAGGGCCAAGGCATAGCAATGCTGGTTGCGGACCCATTTGAGGTGCCAAAGAACAGTTCGAATGATCTTAATTATGTTGTTCAGTCCTCTTCTATACCGTTAACTCCGGACCAAATGGAGGAAGTGGATGATTCGTGGAAAAGGAATGAGATTAGTTTTGATTTCAAGGGAGCTGCAAGGACACGTTGGAGGGTAGGGCCTATTGGATCTGTTAAGTTCTTGTGTCGTCTGAGTTGTAAACTCAAGTTCCACCCTGTGAATGGGAGTTACATACCCTCGCGGTGCACCTCCAAATCAAAATGATTCTTTTCTTTCCTCCATTTTGAACAAGTTCTTACATAGCCAGCTTCTTCCCTCTGTGGACCATGTTTGCTAATATAGATTTTCAGGTAATAAATTTGAGAATCTTGTCTTTGCTTTTGTAGGAGATAATTTAATCGTGCTAGATTAATTGTAAGCATGCATATCTATCCCGAAGAAACTCTTTTAGGAAACTTTTAACTTTAGTGGTAGTTGATTTAATATCTAATACCATCTGTGAATGTAACAAGTTTATCAAATTTACTTTGGTGTATGCTGCATCCTTTGTTCTTCCGTAGTTCCgtctaggttttttttttttttgtttggattcATCCTTTTCAAAGGAATGAGAAAATAGAGATAAGATTTGCAAGACTGGAGAATTGGCACATTGTTATTCATGCTTTTTGTTCCGGCTTTCAAGTGTTCATCTTCTCTATAGATAGCCAAACTtgaaaggggaaaaatattttggaaattcAAATTACCACTAACAAAGACAGAGATTAAACCAGATTTAATTAAGAGATTAGAAAAATCCAACCATTCGATCAACATGAAAAGGGGGTAATGATCTCACGCCTTTCTTCTTTTGGCACCTTTTCAATGAAGCTTTTCCCTCGAGCTGTTTTACGCATTTGGTGCTATCTCTGTTGCTAGGTTTCACATATGCGCTTTATGGTAACACCTTAGTTTTTTATACGACATGTTACATGTTGTTCGGTATCCTATTCAAGTGGCACGAGGGACCAGGGTCACATGATCACATCTCAAGAATTTCAATTACATTGTCATTAATGACCGTGTATCACTAAACAATAGTACTTATCACTCTCGTACACCAACTTTTGTGGTAGTTTTTGACCGCTAGAGTTTGTGGTAGTTAAAAATCTTCATCATTGTCAAAACCTGCTATAAAAATGAGCCTATGAACATTGTATGCACTATTTAGTGGTACACTTATCACTAATGTAGTTGAAATTCTCCTAGCTTAAAACTCCCATAAAGGTGGGCATTTGAAAGTGGTATGTACTATTTAGTACTATGAGCATAAGGGTTGTTCCAATTACTAGTGCATAATGACTCAAAGCAAAAAGAGTATAAGAATGTCGCCTTAAAATAACACACACTTTAAAAGAGCAAGTGCACCTTATTGTGTAAGTAATATAGGATTGTAAGTTTCAGTTATCGAATTCAAGGGATTAGGTGATGAATTAGAGTTAGGGGATTGATTCATAGTTTAAGCAAATAAAGTTGAGATTGATTATGATGTTATGGTTATAGGCGAATAATAATGAAGAGATTAAGAATGAGAAGGATTCGAGATTGTAATACCATTGGATCATCTACCCCGCTTATTATATATGATATCCTAATTACTAATTGTGCCAACCATGCCCCTCCTATAATCTTAACTCGTCgctaagttgttgataactgtCTTACCAGACTACCCTAATTTACTAGTATCCGTCATTGTAAGCGATAAGGGAACATATGCATGAAGTGCATAGAGGTGAGTTAGAGATATTTCACTACCTAACTGTAGAAAGTTGAAAATTTAGAAGAACTAGTCCTAAACCCCCGCTATGAGCGATCTATTCTCAATTCCATATACTTTTTTCCCTTTCACTGATTCCACAATTAACTGGTCTAATTAGGTAGTGTTTGGCCTAACCTTGTTTGGTTCTCTTCTCCTTAAAAGGAGAACCTAGGCCAAACACATTAAAAGCTCTTTGAAAAATAAGTAACTTATTTTATTGAGGAAAAAGATAATAAGAAGcttttaagaagaaaaaaaggtaTCAAAAGGATCtttatagaaagaaagaaaaaaagtaacTTAATTTCTTTATGGAGACCACAATATCGTGCTCTTATTTACGAGGTTTATCTATCATCACCTCCATTGTCGCGACCACCTTCACCACTGCTGCGAGCACCCTCCACCATTGTGAATGTTACCACCACCTCCTTCATCACTACCTTcacctaccaccaccaccaccacagtcACATTTACCATTACTACAACCACTTCCCTCCACCATTAACATCGTTGCTGCCATCGCGACCATCACCGTAGCCACCAAGTAACATtcatctccaccaccaccaactccatcACTGGCACCACCCTCTATCGCTGTCgcaaccacctccaccaccatccccaccaccaccacccctccGCAACTACCATTGTTGTCAcgtcctccaccaccactgcctccaccctccaccactagCTTCATCATAACCACCCCaaccttccaccaccaccactttcaCTGTCGTCATTGTCGCCTCCACCCTCTACCCTCACCCCCACCAGTATAACTACAACCACCCTCCACTACCACCAACATCGCTGCCATCGTACTACGATCACTGCCACATGATAACAACCACCTCCACCAACATCTCCGCCATATCCTTACTGCCTCAACCACCACCTCCATCATCATTGTCATTATCCCTGCCACGAAGTAATTATCAGCTTATCGCCACCACCTCCATCATCATTGCCATTGTCCCTGCCACTAAGTAAGTATCGGCTTATCGCCACCTCCGCCACCGCCATTAGATAATACCGAGCTCCCCCATCTTGTCACACAACCACCCTTTGTCATTGACTCACAAAGTGATAAATaactttaaattaaaattagctTTTgagttataaaaaaataaaagttgacAAACTAACTTTTACTCTTTTTAAAGCTCTtattttgagctttaatttaaAAGTAGATTGAATATCGGATAAAGTGTCAATAACATGCTGGTAAGGTCAGTAGAAATTCACTACTAGGGAGATTTGAAACCTCGATCTACAAGAATGTGAAAATTTAACCCGAAACCTATTTTGTGGAGacttattgtttttttttgtaaatccgaaagataaattacaccctccaAGGATTGATCCCTAGACCTCCCTAACCTAACCAATATATCCAGGACCGTGTAGAGAGGTTTTAGGGCGTTAGGCGAAAATTTTAAAGTAATTTTATTTTGACAAGAATCTTAAAGAGAACTAACATTAcataaattatcaattttttatattaattttccaGCTTTTTGAGGTGCGAAACCATTTATCAAGAGTTTTATactgtaaaataaaaaagattatGAACAATGAATGAATCAATGAGAGATTTTGCAACGCTTTAATATCAAatatcttctttgaaaatttaCTTCAACgtagaaaatgaattttttctattttttagaGAAGAAATAGTAAGTGAAGAGCAAATATATACAATACTATATACATAATTCATTAAAAACTAACTGTTATGAGTaacacaatttaattttttgatttttgcACTTTTAAGTTCTTACATTGCATTGCTAATGTTGCAATTCATTAATTTTCATTGTTTCATTGCCCTTTCAAGTCTCAGTAATATATCCTATATAATAtgtacatataaatatatttagggGCCTATATATTCTTGGGGTGGAGGCCTTAGGCAATTGCCTATTTTGACTAAGGCCTTACACGACCCTGCATATATCTGATAACTCTTAACACTTCAGTTTGTTGGGAAACGACAGAGctgaagaaaaattaaaacacaatcacaacacaagaaaattacgTGAAACTCCAAAAttggagaaaaaaccacgaccgttgtcTAAACCGACAACTAGAGAAttatcactatgtgaaaattgttacaacacataaacttctctcactctcaccccaatGTCCCAGTACAACCACGCTCTCACAAAGTAAATATttaaactaagtcagatataagcttaaagtgctacTGACTGGTACATCTAAAAATAAAGAACCTAGGTCTAATATATAGCCTGGGTCTCCCCCTTACTTCACCACActaagcaatgtgagacttctccaatagctaatttttaacctccttctttattttagaaacttggcAATGTGAGACTTGACAATAAGCCCCAACAATCTCTACCTTGATTGTAAGAGTTACACATCATCCGCTTACATTGTCTATACCGACAATCATACTCCAGCATAAAGAGTACACTTCACTTGGAAATAAATCatccaagaattttcttcacttggaactaaaccattccaagaatttccacatgtcGAAACCTTGTTGAAATTTTATGGTGCAACTCTCATGTTGGCTTCCAGGAAGTTCTTCATCCATCGACACCTctcaccacacaccttgcatcaaTGCCAACCAATGCTCGTGTGTTGTTTCTGAATCTGCTAGCAATAACTTGTCCTTTTCCATGGTATAGCGGAAAATATCATAAGGACAAACTTTATCTTCTAGATGAGATCACCATCATCTCCCACAAAAAGGGAGGCAGTGCTAGCACTTACCTCAGAGTCTTTTTCAAATACTTCCCCACCTGGACAATTTCTTTTCACATGCCCAGACTTTCCACACTTCCAGCACGCAAAATTCTTTGCATGGATCTTCTTCCCATTAGCCCCACCTCCAGTTAGCAATGTTGAGCTTGATGAAGTGctttcatcatttttcattcttctttcttcagaaataattttagttgcaacttcttcaaaactcaaactttccTTCCCATACATCAAAACAGGTTTCAGATGAACTTAGGAAGATAGAAGGGACAAAATGAGCCTTAacgctttatcttcatcattaATCTCAACTTTAATAGATTCCAGATCGGAGATAATATTATTCAAAGTACTGAGATGATCAGAGATTTTCGTACCTTCAACCATGCGCAGATTATGGAATTTCTCCTTCAGAAACAACCGATTTGA
This window harbors:
- the LOC130713766 gene encoding NDR1/HIN1-like protein 12 translates to MTVFKRNLVSGGAGGRTNLLVWLAAIICTIFAISVVVCGIVVFIAYMVIHPRVPVMSITSAHLDLLKNDYAGLLQTQISIVVTAKNGNAKAHASFSNIRFNLTYQGQGIAMLVADPFEVPKNSSNDLNYVVQSSSIPLTPDQMEEVDDSWKRNEISFDFKGAARTRWRVGPIGSVKFLCRLSCKLKFHPVNGSYIPSRCTSKSK